Proteins from a single region of Parambassis ranga chromosome 16, fParRan2.1, whole genome shotgun sequence:
- the LOC114448543 gene encoding potassium/sodium hyperpolarization-activated cyclic nucleotide-gated channel 1 — MDGVAGGVSGAGGSGGDSLSRRNGGDSKRRSKGSLPSPGYRLSQASLEGEKGLFGTDITSSSGRGRRLSIMSSSTRDGLPLRTAGTPTTPVPLPPPPPSSCSTAHPPPRSVGFAASRAALASTSSSGTGVMVVATGAETTTTTACNTTAAGTPEMVGQSGLGGFGMGLDGEDYSNSNQSTFIQRQFGAMLQPGVNKFSLRMFGSHKAVAQEQERLKSAGSWIIHPYSDFRFYWDLLMLLLMMGNLIILPVGITFFRDENTPSWIIFNVVSDTLFMVDLVLNFRTGIVKEDSTEILLDPRAIRLNYLKSWFLVDFVSSIPVDYIFLMVDSLDSEVYRTARALRIVRFTKILSLLRLLRLSRLIRYIHQWEEIFHMTYDLASAMVRIVNLIGMMLLLCHWDGCLQFLVPMLQDFPPDCWVSKNLMVNDTWGVQYSYALFKAMSHMLCIGYGAQAPEGMTDVWLTMLSMIVGATCYAMFIGHATALIQSLDSSRRQYQEKYKQVEQYMSFHKLPADVRQKIHEYYEHRFQGKMFDEENILGELSEPLKEEIVSFNCRSLVANMPLFANADPNFVTAVLTKLRFEVFQPSDFIIREGTVGRRMYFIQHGRVSVLTRGNKETKLSDGSYFGEICLLTRGRRTASVRADTYCRLYSLSVDSFNEVLEEHPMMRRAFETVAVDRLDRIGRKNSMLMRKSSQGGSLGGSMGRGGGRGGGGPGAGGGLAAGLGSCDSMLVQQIVKHDSMPAMQDAIAAAAAGRGGIMGGSGTVSPRPRPVIWAPLVHAPLQTAAATSNVAIALMHQQQQQQQQLQHLQQQHALGGTFFLPSPVISPSPSSSFPLSPPRAPILQPLRPSVSSLIGMMTMGGMGGLSPRGGFPISPSTMAPPGGLTSPPIAKTPPTPASSVPVSVQQGRTLHYSLRLQPDPSVIAGSLGTPTGTGPAPPLHKVAAANPTAASSSQSDSNTASQQGAKEALLRHGGNSSQCLPALGRLTQEARLLSASQPTLPHRSWVGVQPHPPLHRKASGGNLLAGPFLAGQLARGGSAGMLTSNPPVQLLTNMPFNAQAQATVPIQSTIAQVANMATYPQSASIPTPAAAHTPSTASVQPPLPQKQPPLSSATPSPAPTPSSPTHILTHTPRPKPIPMTPSRSSSPPPCSTPPSAGTSPRSSTTRPKPIPAPSPCSSSPSPSSTPPPSSVSTPVPLPQPYGTKSSLTSSSPPSSLVSSSPPHPQSPRAKASNTPPSASPLSGTSPALTPIPSPILTPTQTARSRTSTPSHTPTQSITPVTPTPPTPVASVSSLSKPQPPTACLQPTVSPIVRGPISSQIPKQASSLTPTQTSTPAPTSASTSSPTKVTFSVHPVKQTSPVLTPSPTSGSGRTIKQTSPSATLNPNQSSTPTTSPSVQSQPPKQAATSQGVATHSSKVNTPSAPIQTTQASPIAPTQSANAAAPSNTASPQKKDPQLSLTRKDSEGLRHKLPANM; from the exons ATGGACGGGGTGGCTGGAGGTGTGAGTGGCGCCGGAGGGTCTGGTGGTGACAGCCTCTCCCGACGTAACGGGGGGGACTCGAAGAGGCGCAGTAAGGGCAGCCTGCCCTCGCCGGGCTACAGGCTGTCCCAGGCCTCGCTGGAGGGCGAGAAAGGCCTTTTCGGGACAGACATCACTTCCTCAAGTGGACGCGGCCGTCGCCTCTCCATCATGAGCTCCTCCACCAGGGATGGCCTTCCCTTACGCACAGCAGGCACCCCAACCACCCCGGTGCCCCTGCCGCCTCCGCCGCCCTCCTCCTGTAGCACAGCTCACCCTCCTCCACGCTCAGTCGGCTTTGCTGCTTCTCGGGCCGCCCTGgcttccacctcctccagcgGGACTGGAGTCATGGTGGTAGCCACCGGCGCAgagaccaccaccaccacagcctgCAACACCACCGCAGCAGGAACACCTGAGATGGTGGGTCAATCTGGACTGGGTGGATTCGGCATGGGGCTGGACGGAGAGGACTACAGCAACTCCAACCAGAGCACGTTCATCCAGAGACAGTTTGGAGCCATGCTTCAACCTGGGGTCAACAAGTTCAGTCTGCGCATGTTCGGATCCCACAAAGCTGTGGCACAGGAGCAGGAGAGACTGAAATCAGCTGGATCGTGGATCATACACCCCTACAGTGACTTCAG ATTCTACTGGGACCTGTTGATGTTACTGCTGATGATGGGCAACTTAATCATCCTGCCAGTGGGCATCACGTTCTTCAGAGATGAGAACACTCCTTCATGGATCATCTTCAATGTGGTTTCTGACACCCTCTTCATGGTCGACCTGGTTCTCAACTTCAGGACTGGCATTGTAAAGGAAGACAGCACCGAGATATTGTTAGACCCCAG GGCAATTCGCCTGAACTACCTGAAGAGCTGGTTCCTCGTGGACTTTGTGTCGTCTATCCCAGTGGACTACATCTTCCTGATGGTGGACAGCCTGGACTCTGAGGTCTACAGGACGGCCAGAGCCCTGCGCATTGTCCGCTTCACCAAAATCCTGAGCCTGCTTCGGCTGCTTCGCCTGTCCAGACTCATCCGCTACATCCACCAgtgggaggag ATCTTTCATATGACGTATGACCTTGCAAGTGCCATGGTGAGGATAGTGAACCTGATTGGTatgatgctgctgttgtgccaCTGGGACGGCTGTCTCCAGTTTTTGGTCCCGATGCTACAGGACTTCCCTCCTGACTGCTGGGTTTCCAAGAATCTAATGGTG AATGACACATGGGGCGTGCAGTACTCCTATGCTCTGTTCAAAGCCATGAGCCACATGTTGTGCATCGGGTATGGCGCTCAGGCTCCAGAGGGGATGACTGATGTGTGGCTCACCATGCTCAGTATGATCGTGGGTGCCACCTGCTATGCCATGTTTATTGGCCACGCCACCGCTCTCATCCAGTCACTGGACTCCTCCCGACGACAGTATCAAGAAAAG TACAAGCAGGTGGAGCAGTACATGTCATTCCATAAGCTTCCCGCAGATGTCCGCCAAAAGATTCATGAGTACTATGAGCACCGCTTCCAGGGCAAAATGTTTGATGAGGAGAACATCTTGGGAGAACTCAGTGAGCCACTAAAAGAG gAGATTGTCAGCTTTAACTGCCGTAGCCTGGTGGCTAACATGCCACTGTTTGCCAACGCTGATCCCAACTTTGTGACTGCTGTGCTGACCAAGCTCCGTTTTGAAGTGTTTCAGCCATCAGACTTTATCATTCGTGAGGGTACAGTTGGACGGAGGATGTATTTCATCCAGCATGGACGAGTCAGTGTGCTGACCCGTGGCAACAAGGAAACCAAGCTGAGCGACGGCTCCTATTTTGGGG AGATCTGTCTGCTGACCCGTGGACGGAGGACAGCCAGCGTCCGTGCAGACACATACTGCCGCCTGTACTCTCTCAGCGTGGACAGCTTTAACGAGGTCCTAGAGGAACACCCGATGATGCGCCGTGCTTTCGAGACTGTTGCTGTTGACCGACTGGACCGCATTG GCAGGAAGAACTCCATGCTCATGCGGAAGTCATCCCAGGGTGGTTCTCTGGGAGGCAGTATGGGTCGTGGTGGAGGCCGCGGTGGTGGAGGTCCGGGAGCTGGAGGTGGTCTGGCTGCTGGTCTGGGTTCCTGTGACAGCATGCTGGTGCAGCAGATTGTTAAGCACGACAGCATGCCGGCCATGCAGGATGCGATCGCGGCCGCCGCTGCAGGAAGGGGCGGCATTATGGGAGGAAGCGGCACAGTGTCTCCTCGGCCCCGCCCTGTCATATGGGCACCTCTGGTCCATGCCCCCTTGCAGACTGCAGCTGCCACCAGTAATGTGGCCATTGCCCTcatgcaccagcagcagcagcaacagcaacagctgcagcatttgcagcagcagcatgctcttGGAGGGACTTTCTTCCTGCCCTCCCCTGTcatctccccctccccctcctcatccttccctctctctcctcctcgtgCCCCCATATTGCAGCCTCTCCGCCCCTCTGTGAGCTCTCTCATTGGGATGATGACAATGGGAGGAATGGGTGGTTTGTCTCCGAGGGGAGGCTTTCCCATCTCCCCCTCCACCATGGCCCCCCCTGGTGGGTTGACATCACCCCCTATTGCTAAAACTCCACCCACTCCTGCTTCTTCTGTCCCAGTCTCTGTCCAACAAGGAAGGACTCTCCACTACAGCCTCCGTCTTCAGCCTGATCCCTCAGTGATTGCTGGATCACTGGGAACGCCAACAGGAACAGGGCCAGCTCCACCGCTTCACAAGGTAGCAGCCGCCAATCCAACTGCTGCCTCCAGCAGCCAGTCAGATAGCAACACTGCGAGTCAGCAGGGCGCAAAAGAGGCTCTGTTACGTCATGGAGGAAACAGCTCTCAGTGTCTGCCAGCTCTGGGCAGACTCACCCAGGAAGCCAGGCTGCTGTCTGCCTCACAGCCCACTCTGCCTCACCGCTCTTGGGTCGGAGTGCAGCCTCACCCACCTCTTCATCGGAAGGCTTCTGGTGGTAACTTGTTGGCAGGTCCTTTCCTGGCAGGGCAGCTAGCCagaggaggcagtgcaggcatGCTGACATCTAACCCTCCAGTACAGCTGCTGACAAATATGCCATTTAATGCACAAGCACAGGCCACAGTTCCTATTCAGTCCACTATAGCACAGGTTGCAAACATGGCAACATACCCACAATCAGCATCTATACCCACACccgcagctgcacacacaccttccactGCTTCTGTGCAACCTCCCTTGCCTCAAAAGCagccccccctctcctctgctACACCTTCTCCTGCACCCACTCCCTCATCCCCTACACATATACTCACCCATACACCTCGCCCCAAACCAATCCCAATGACTCCTTCtcgctcctcctctcctcccccgtGTTCCACCCCTCCGTCAGCAGGAACAAGCCCGCGGTCTTCAACTACCCGTCCCAAACCAATTCCTGCACCATctccctgctcttcctctccctctccatcctccacaCCACCTCCATCCTCTGTTTCTACCCCTGTTCCCTTACCTCAACCTTATGGGACCAAGTCATCTCTTacatcctcttctcctccttcttctttggTCTCCTCTTCACCACCACATCCCCAGAGCCCCAGAGCTAAAGCATCCAACACACCTCCATCTGCTTCTCCACTGTCTGGCACCAGCCCCGCCCTGACGCCAATCCCTTCTCCGATACTAACTCCCACTCAGACTGCCCGCTCCCGAACATCTACTCCCTCCCACACTCCTACTCAAAGCATCACACCAGTTACCCCGACACCTCCCACCCCTGTTGCATCTGTTTCCTCCCTGAGTAAACCCCAACCTCCAACAGCTTGTCTTCAGCCGACTGTCTCCCCCATAGTCAGAGGGCCCATTTCAAGCCAGATTCCAAAACAAGCCTCATCTCTCACCCCAACCCAAACTTCAACTCCTGCTCCAACTAGTGCTAGTACTAGCTCCCCAACTAAAGTAACGTTCTCAGTTCATCCTGTGAAGCAAACCTCCCCCGTCCTCACTCCAAGTCCCACTTCAGGCTCAGGCCGTACCATCAAACAAACTTCACCCTCAGCAACATTAAACCCGAACCAgtcctccacccccaccacttCCCCTAGTGTCCAATCTCAGCCcccaaaacaagcagcaacctcccAAGGTGTCGCTACCCACTCCTCAAAAGTCAACACACCCTCTGCCCCCATCCAGACCACTCAGGCATCTCCCATTGCACCCACACAGTCAGCAAATGCAGCCGCCCCTTCCAACACTGCCTCCCCTCAGAAAAAGGACCCTCAGCTGTCACTTACCAGAAAAGACTCAGAGGGACTAAGACACAAACTGCCTGCCAACATGTAA
- the pklr gene encoding pyruvate kinase PKLR isoform X2, translating to MTLPDSFIQRQQLDASMADTFLEHLCLLDIDQEPITARNTSIICTIGPASSSVHKLQEMVKAGMNIARLNFSHGSHEYHGETIKNIREAVETITPDPLYYRPVAIALDTKGPEIRTGLVKGKVEEEVELEKGSHVRVVTAESDKDKTDGKIIWLDYPNISKVLQKGGKIYIDDGLIGLRVLEIGSDWVDTVVEAGGVLCSRKGVNLPGCDLIGLQAVSERDEADLRFGVAQGVDMVFASFIRSAQDVKDVRRALGPHGRDIKVISKVESRQGVQNFEEILAESDGVMVARGDLGIEIPAEKVFIAQKMMIGRCNSAGKPVICATQMLESMVAHPRPTRAEGSDVANAVLDGADCVMLSGETAKGLFPVEAVAMMHSICREAEAAIFHQQLFEELRRLTPLSSDPTEVTAIGAVESSFKCCAGAIIVLTTSGRSAHLLSRYRPRCPIVAVTRTPQVARQSQLLRGVFPVLYHPLPAPVWADDVDNRVNFGMDLGKARGFFKSGDMVIVVTGWIPGSRHTNIMRAVTVP from the exons ATGACACTGCCGGACTCTTTCATCCAGCGCCAGCAGCTGGACGCCAGCATGGCCGACACCTTCCTGGAGCATCTCTGTCTGCTGGACATCGACCAGGAGCCAATCACAGCACGCAACACCAGCATAATCTGCACCATCG GTCCTGCCTCTAGTTCGGTCCACAAACTCCAAGAGATGGTGAAGGCTGGAATGAATATTGCTCGTCTTAATTTCTCTCACGGTTCTCATGAA tATCACGGTGAAACCATCAAAAACATCCGAGAAGCGGTGGAGACAATAACCCCTGACCCTTTGTATTATCGACCAGTTGCCATCGCCTTAGATACAAAGGGTCCAGAGATCCGCACAGGACTAGTGAAAGGG AAAGTAGAAGAGGAGGTGGAACTGGAAAAGGGCAGCCATGTGCGTGTGGTGACAGCAGAGAGTGACAAAGACAAGACAGATGGAAAGATTATCTGGCTGGACTACCCGAACATATCCAAAGTGCTCCAAAAGGGAGGAAAGATCTACATTGATGACGGCCTGATTGGACTTAGGGTATTGGAAATAG GCTCTGACTGGGTGGACACAGTGGTCGAAGCAGGTGGGGTGCTCTGCAGCCGTAAAGGCGTCAACCTTCCCGGCTGTGACCTGATTGGCCTGCAGGCAGTTAGTGAGCGGGACGAGGCTGACCTGAGGTTCGGGGTGGCTCAGGGTGTGGACATGGTGTTTGCCAGCTTCATCCgctcggcccaggatgtcaaGGATGTGCGTCGAGCTCTGGGGCCGCACGGAAGGGACATCAAAGTAATCAGCAAGGTGGAGAGCCGGCAAGGAGTTCAGAA ttttgaGGAGATCCTAGCTGAGAGTGATGGTGTGATGGTTGCCAGGGGAGACCTGGGGATTGAGATCCCTGCAGAGAAAGTCTTCATTGCCCAGAAGATGATGATTGGGCGCTGCAACTCTGCGGGGAAGCCCGTCATCTGTGCCACACAG atGCTTGAGAGCATGGTGGCTCACCCACGGCCAACTAGAGCAGAGGGCAGTGACGTCGCCAACGCCGTACTGGATGGAGCCGACTGTGTAATGTTATCTGGGGAAACCGCCAAGGGACTGTTTCCTGTGGAGGCAGTGGCAATGATGCACTcg ATCTGCAGGGAGGCAGAGGCAGCCATTTTCCACCAGCAGCTGTTTGAGGAGTTGCGCCGCctcactcctctctcctctgaccCCACAGAGGTCACTGCCATTGGAGCTGTGGAATCCTCCTTTAAATGCTGTGCTGGAGCTATCATAGTCCTGACCACCAGTGGCAG GTCGGCACATCTCCTGTCCAGATACCGCCCTCGCTGTCCTATCGTTGCAGTCACAAGGACCCCACAG GTTGCCCGTCAGTCCCAGCTGTTAAGAGGCGTGTTTCCTGTCCTTTACCACCCTCTGCCTGCTCCTGTCTGGGCTGACGACGTGGACAACAGGGTCAACTTTGGCATGGACCTAg GGAAAGCAAGAGGATTCTTCAAATCAGGCGACATGGTGATCGTGGTGACCGGCTGGATCCCCGGCTCCCGGCACACCAACATTATGAGGGCTGTGACTGTCCCATAA
- the pklr gene encoding pyruvate kinase PKLR isoform X1: MENFLKMARIRRYSETMTLPDSFIQRQQLDASMADTFLEHLCLLDIDQEPITARNTSIICTIGPASSSVHKLQEMVKAGMNIARLNFSHGSHEYHGETIKNIREAVETITPDPLYYRPVAIALDTKGPEIRTGLVKGKVEEEVELEKGSHVRVVTAESDKDKTDGKIIWLDYPNISKVLQKGGKIYIDDGLIGLRVLEIGSDWVDTVVEAGGVLCSRKGVNLPGCDLIGLQAVSERDEADLRFGVAQGVDMVFASFIRSAQDVKDVRRALGPHGRDIKVISKVESRQGVQNFEEILAESDGVMVARGDLGIEIPAEKVFIAQKMMIGRCNSAGKPVICATQMLESMVAHPRPTRAEGSDVANAVLDGADCVMLSGETAKGLFPVEAVAMMHSICREAEAAIFHQQLFEELRRLTPLSSDPTEVTAIGAVESSFKCCAGAIIVLTTSGRSAHLLSRYRPRCPIVAVTRTPQVARQSQLLRGVFPVLYHPLPAPVWADDVDNRVNFGMDLGKARGFFKSGDMVIVVTGWIPGSRHTNIMRAVTVP, from the exons ATGGAAAATTTTCTCAAAATGG CTCGCATCAGGCGCTACTCAGAGACGATGACACTGCCGGACTCTTTCATCCAGCGCCAGCAGCTGGACGCCAGCATGGCCGACACCTTCCTGGAGCATCTCTGTCTGCTGGACATCGACCAGGAGCCAATCACAGCACGCAACACCAGCATAATCTGCACCATCG GTCCTGCCTCTAGTTCGGTCCACAAACTCCAAGAGATGGTGAAGGCTGGAATGAATATTGCTCGTCTTAATTTCTCTCACGGTTCTCATGAA tATCACGGTGAAACCATCAAAAACATCCGAGAAGCGGTGGAGACAATAACCCCTGACCCTTTGTATTATCGACCAGTTGCCATCGCCTTAGATACAAAGGGTCCAGAGATCCGCACAGGACTAGTGAAAGGG AAAGTAGAAGAGGAGGTGGAACTGGAAAAGGGCAGCCATGTGCGTGTGGTGACAGCAGAGAGTGACAAAGACAAGACAGATGGAAAGATTATCTGGCTGGACTACCCGAACATATCCAAAGTGCTCCAAAAGGGAGGAAAGATCTACATTGATGACGGCCTGATTGGACTTAGGGTATTGGAAATAG GCTCTGACTGGGTGGACACAGTGGTCGAAGCAGGTGGGGTGCTCTGCAGCCGTAAAGGCGTCAACCTTCCCGGCTGTGACCTGATTGGCCTGCAGGCAGTTAGTGAGCGGGACGAGGCTGACCTGAGGTTCGGGGTGGCTCAGGGTGTGGACATGGTGTTTGCCAGCTTCATCCgctcggcccaggatgtcaaGGATGTGCGTCGAGCTCTGGGGCCGCACGGAAGGGACATCAAAGTAATCAGCAAGGTGGAGAGCCGGCAAGGAGTTCAGAA ttttgaGGAGATCCTAGCTGAGAGTGATGGTGTGATGGTTGCCAGGGGAGACCTGGGGATTGAGATCCCTGCAGAGAAAGTCTTCATTGCCCAGAAGATGATGATTGGGCGCTGCAACTCTGCGGGGAAGCCCGTCATCTGTGCCACACAG atGCTTGAGAGCATGGTGGCTCACCCACGGCCAACTAGAGCAGAGGGCAGTGACGTCGCCAACGCCGTACTGGATGGAGCCGACTGTGTAATGTTATCTGGGGAAACCGCCAAGGGACTGTTTCCTGTGGAGGCAGTGGCAATGATGCACTcg ATCTGCAGGGAGGCAGAGGCAGCCATTTTCCACCAGCAGCTGTTTGAGGAGTTGCGCCGCctcactcctctctcctctgaccCCACAGAGGTCACTGCCATTGGAGCTGTGGAATCCTCCTTTAAATGCTGTGCTGGAGCTATCATAGTCCTGACCACCAGTGGCAG GTCGGCACATCTCCTGTCCAGATACCGCCCTCGCTGTCCTATCGTTGCAGTCACAAGGACCCCACAG GTTGCCCGTCAGTCCCAGCTGTTAAGAGGCGTGTTTCCTGTCCTTTACCACCCTCTGCCTGCTCCTGTCTGGGCTGACGACGTGGACAACAGGGTCAACTTTGGCATGGACCTAg GGAAAGCAAGAGGATTCTTCAAATCAGGCGACATGGTGATCGTGGTGACCGGCTGGATCCCCGGCTCCCGGCACACCAACATTATGAGGGCTGTGACTGTCCCATAA